In the genome of Geotrypetes seraphini chromosome 16, aGeoSer1.1, whole genome shotgun sequence, one region contains:
- the LOC117350502 gene encoding olfactory receptor 1509-like, with amino-acid sequence MAVRNETRVTHFILLGLSSNPDLQIIFFVMFLVMYLLVIAGNLLIMITIYVDSQLHTPMYFFLCNLSLIDLSISTVTVPRALALFLLLSKTISFVDCMTQLFFLHFVGGTECLHLVLMAYDRYVAICNPLRYTTIMNRQTCLLLVASTWAGGFFHSFSQSLPIILLPFCGPNELDHFLCDGQPLSMLACSSTVISETVDIVNSGSLALSCFLVLVISYTYIISTILKIHSGEGRQKAFSTCATHLLVVILYYGPIVFIYMRPSVTFAIDKPLAVFYSIVTPFLNPIIYTLRNERARKAMKKLGSRKISCMRKHIN; translated from the coding sequence ATGGCAGTCCGGAATGAAACCAGAGTCACACATTTCATCCTTCTCGGACTTTCTAGTAATCCAGACTTACAGATAATATTTTTTGTGATGTTTCTAGTGATGTACTTGCTCGTTATAGCTGGGAATCTTCTCATTATGATAACCATATATGTGGACTCTCAACTGCACACTCCTATGTACTTCTTCCTTTGCAACTTGTCTTTAATAGATTTGAGCATTTCCACAGTCACTGTTCCCAGGGCCTTGGCTCTCTTTCTCTTGTTGAGCAAAACTATTTCGTTTGTTGATTGCATGACCCAATTGTTTTTCTTGCATTTTGTCGGAGGTACAGAATGCCTTCACCTGGTCCTGATGGCTTATGACCGCTATGTTGCCATCTGCAATCCTTTGCGTTATACCACAATAATGAACAGACAAACCTGTCTCTTGCTGGTAGCTTCTACATGGGCAGGAGGTTTCTTTCATTCCTTTTCACAATCACTTCCAATAATCCTGCTGCCGTTCTGTGGTCCTAATGAGTTAGATCATTTCCTTTGTGATGGCCAACCCTTATCTATGTTGGCTTGCTCTAGTACCGTTATTAGTGAAACCGTGGATATAGTCAACAGTGGATCTTTAGCCCTCAGCTGTTTCTTGGTGCTGGTCATATCTTACACCTACATCATCTCCACTATCTTAAAAATTCACTCAGGTGAGGGGAGGCAGAAAGCTTTCTCTACTTGTGCCACCCACCTACTGGTGGTCATTTTGTATTATGGTCCCATTGTTTTCATCTACATGAGACCTTCAGTGACATTTGCAATTGATAAACCACTTGCTGTTTTTTACAGCATCGTGACCCCTTTTTTAAATCCCATTATTTATACTCTCAGAAATGAGAGGGCAAGAAAAGCCATGAAGAAACTGGGAAGTAGGAAaatctcttgtatgaggaaacacATAAACTGA